The nucleotide sequence AGCGCGAAGGCGCCTGGAACCGATGGGCCCAGCCGCTGCTGTGGCGCCGGCACGCGGTGCTCATCGGCACCGGCCACGTCGCGCGCGAGCTGGCGCGGCGCTGCCAGGCGATGGGGATGCGGGTCAGCGGCATCTCGGCCACGCCCGCGCCTATCGACGGCTTCGATGACGTGCAGGGGCGCGAGCGGCTGCCGCAGGTGGTGGCGCAGGCCGACTTCGTGGTGGTGCTGACCGCGCACGATGCGCGCACCCATCACCTGATCGATGCGCCGGTGCTCGCGGCGATGCCGGCGCATGCCTTCCTCGTCAACCTCTCGCGCGGCGGCGTGGTCGACGAGCACGCGCTGCTCGCGGCGCTCGAGAACGGGACCATCGCCGGCGCGGGGCTCGACGTCTACGAGACCGAGCCGCTCGCGGCCGATCATCCGCTGCGCCGGCTGCCGAACGTGATCGCCACGCCGCACATCGGCGGCCTCAGCGACGTCTATGCGCGGCAGGTGCTGCCGATGCTGCTCGACAACGCGGCGGCCCTGGCCGCGGGCGACGTGGGCGCGCTGGTCAACCGCGTGTGCTGAACGGGCGTCCCCGCGCCGCGGTGGCGCGGGGCCACGCCCTAAACTCCCGGCCATGGCCAAGGACAAATCCATCTACGTCTGCAGCGAATGCGGCGGCACCAGCGCCAAGTGGCTCGGCAAGTGCCCGAGCTGCGGCGCCTGGAACACACTGATCGAACAAGCGGCCGGCAGCGCGAACGCCCCGGCCAACAACCGCTTCGGCACGCAGTTCGCGTCGCTCGCCGGGGCCTCCGAACTCGCGGTGCTCTCGGAGATCGAGGCCAGCGACGTCGCGCGCACGCCCACCGGCCTCGACGAGCTCGACCGCGTGCTCGGCGGCGGCGTGGTGGCCGGCGGCGTCACGCTGATCGGCGGCGACCCGGGCATCGGCAAGTCGACCCTGCTGCTGCAGGCGGTCGATGCGCTGCAGCGCGCGGGGCAGAACGCGCTCTACGTCACGGGCGAGGAGAGCGGCGCGCAGGTGGCGCTGCGCTCCAAGCGGCTGGGCCTGGACCACTCGCAGGTGCAGGTGCTGGCCGAGATCCAGCTCGAGAAAATCATTGCCACGCTCGACGCCACGCGCCCGGCCATCGCGGTGATCGACTCGATCCAGACTGTCTACTCCGACCAGCTCACCTCGGCACCGGGCTCGGTGGCGCAGGTACGCGAATGCGCGGCGCACCTCACGCGCTTCGCCAAGACCAGCGGCACGGCCGTGGTGCTGGTGGGCCACGTCACGAAGGAGGGCGCGCTCGCGGGGCCGCGCGTGCTCGAGCACATGGTCGACACGGTGCTGTACTTCGAGGGCGACACGCACTCGAGCTTCCGTCTGGTGCGCGCGATCAAGAACCGCTTCGGCGCGGTCAACGAGATCGGCGTGTTCGCGATGACCGAGCGCGGCCTCAAGGGCGTGGCCAACCCGAGCGCGATCTTCCTGAGCCAGCACACCGAGCCGGTGCCCGGCAGCGTAGTGCTGGTCACGCTCGAGGGCACGCGGCCGATGCTGGTCGAGATCCAGGCGCTGGTCGACGACGGCGGGCCGAGCCCGCGCCGGCTGTCGGTGGGCCTGGACCGCGACCGGCTCGCGATGCTGCTGGCGGTGCTGCACCGCCATGCGGGCGTGGCCTGCATGGACCAGGACGTGTTCGTCAACGCGGTCGGCGGCGTGCGCATCAGCGAACCGGCGGCCGACCTCGCGGTGATGCTGGCCATCACCTCGAGCCTGCGCGGCAAGCCGCTGCCCAAGGGCTTCATCGCCTTCGGCGAAGTGGGCTTGGCGGGCGAGGTGCGGCCCGCGCCGCGCGGCCAGGAGCGGCTGCGCGAGGCCGCCAAGCTGGGCTACAGCATCGCGGTGGTGCCCAGGGCCAATGCGCCGCGCAAGGGCACGAAGGACATCGAGGGCCTGACGATCCACGCGGTGGACCGCATCGAGGAGGCGATGGACGTGGTGCGCGAGCTCGAGTGAGCGCCCAAAAAAAACGGGCCGTCATGGCCCGTTGAAAAAACGCCCGGCGCATCGGTGGCGGCGCGCCGGGCGGGCTCCCTGCCCTCCTACCCCCTGATTCGTGCGTCGATGCGCGGCGTGAACGCCGGTCCGCCGTCGCGCCGGCATTGGCCGCCGGGCGACGGGGCCGGGTTCATCGCGTTCCGGCCGTCGCCGACGGCCTCTCCCTGACAACGTGGGCCGCCGCGGCCACCTGGTTCGCGCCGGGTTTCGCCGGTGCCGCGCAGGGCGGCGAGGCTGAGCCGGACGAAGGTGACGGAGCGTGGAATGTTCATCTGCGGTGTCCGCGGGGCCCGGGCCGATGCCCGTGCGGCGAAATGTGCCCGCGATGGCCCGCGGCGCGCGCGGCTTTGTGGCCCGGTAGCGCGAGATGCGCCCGGCGGTAGCCAGGTCGGCTACCCCGCCGCGCCGGCGCGGCGACAATGCGGGCCATGAATTTCCAGAAGTTTCTCGTGCCCGTGGGGGCGCTCGTCGTGCTCGGCGTGGCCTGGCGCAGCTATGGCTGGGGCGGCGTGGCCCTGGCGGCCGGCGCGATCGTGATGTTCCTGCTGATGCATTTCAACCGCGTGATGCAGGTGCTCAAGCGCGCGGCCGACCGGCCCGTGGGCACGGTGGCCAGCTCGGTGATGCTCAACGCCAAGCTCAAGCCGGGCGTGACGCTGATGCACGTGGTCGCGATGACGCGCGCGCTCGGCGAACTGCGCTCGCCGCAGGACCAGCAGCCCGAGCACTACCGCTGGACCGATGCCGGCGGCTCGTACGTCGACACGGTGTTCAACGGCGGCCGGCTGCAGAGCTGGACGCTGACGCGGCCGCCGGCGCAGGACGACGAGGCCGAGACGCCCGCGGCCTAGGCGCCGCGCGGCGCGCGCCACGGCGGATTGATGCGCGCATGGTGGCGCGCCTCCTTCACGAACTCGGTGCACACGTGCGTCATCAGGTCGGCCGAGCGGTAGACCAGGTAGACCTCGAAGTCGGGCAGCTCGTCGGTGATCGGCAGCCGCTCGAGCGCGTCGCCGCTCAGCCGCAGCGGACCGGCGCCGTGGAACACCGCGTCCGACCACATGCTGACCAGGTCGGTCTGCGTGGCGAGCTGCAGGCCCAGCAGGTTCGAGGCGCTCTGCACCATGCGCCGCGGCATCTCCAGCCCGTGCAGGCGCATGGTGCTGACCAGCGGGCTGAACGGATCGTCGACCGGGTCGAGCACCAGCCAGTCGGCATCGAGCAGCGGCCGCAGCTTGCGCACGCGGCGCAGCGGATGGCCGGCGCGCACCGAGATGTGCATCGCCACCGAGAACAGCGGCTCCCACTGGAACACGTTCGAGCCCGGCCCGCTGCAGGTCGAGATCAGGCCGAGGTCGAGCCGGCCCTCGCGCAGGCCCTCGAGCATCTGCTGCGGCCGCATCTCGAAGGCGCGCAGCGCCACGTTCGGAAAGCGCTGGCGGAACGCGGCCATGGCCTCGGGCAGCGGGCCGTTCGAGGCCACCGCGGTGAAGCCGATGTCCAGCCGCGCCTCGTCGTGGCCGCGGATCGCCTCGATGTCCTCGAGCGCATGGCGCAGCTCCTGCTCGACCACGCTGGCGCGCTTGACCAGCGCCGCGCCGTAGGGCGTGAGGCTCACGCCGCGCGTGGAGCGCGACATCAGCGTCACGCCGAGCTCGCGCTCGAGCTCGGCGATCGCCTTCGACAGCGCCGGCTGGGTCGTGTGCAGGCCGCGCGCCGCCTCGTGGATGCTGCCGTGCTGCGCTACCGCGAGCAGCACGCGCAACTGCTGCAGCTTCATCGCGTGGAGGCAGGCATCAGCGGTCGAAGGCCGCCTGCAGGCCGGCCTTGTCGCTCACGCCCTGGTGCAGCTTGAGCATCAGCAGCAGGCGCGCCTTCTGCGGGCTCAGGTCGCCGGCCATCACGGCGCCGGCGTCGAAGGTGGTCTTGCCGCCGCCCACGAAGCCGTACAGCGGCATGGTGCGGCCGTTCGGCACGCGGGTGGCGATCACCACCGGCACGCCGCGCGACAGCGCGTACTTCACCGCCTCGTACATCGAGACGTTCATGTTGCCCATGCCCACGGCCTGCACCACGATGCCCTTCGCGCCCTGGTCCACCGCGTAGCGCAGCAGCGAGCCGTCGGCGCCGCCGAACATCGCGAGGATCTCCACGCGCGGCATCTCGGCGCTGCCGATGTCGATGTGCTGGCGGCGCAGCGCGGTGCGCGAGAACACCACCTTGTCGTCCCAGACCTCGCCGATGAAGCCGAAGTCGCCCGACTTGAAGGTCTCGACGTTGCCGGTGTGGGTCTTGGTCACCGCGCGCGCGGCATTGATCTGGTTGTTCATCGAGAGCATCACGCCCTGGCCCACGGCCTCGGGCGTGGTGGCGATGCGGATCGCGTTGAGCAGGTTGCGCGGGCCGTCGAAGTCGCTCGAGGAGGCATTGCGCTGCGCGCCGATCAGGATCACGGGCTTGTTCGACTTGACCGTGAGGTCGAGCCAGTAGGCCGTCTCCTCCATGGTGTCGGTGCCGTGCGCGATCACCACGCCCGCCACCTCGGGGCGCGCGAGCGCGTCGTCCACGGCCTTGGTCAGGCGCGTCCACCACTTGGGCTCGACGTAGTTGGCCGACATGGCCGAGAAGTTGTTGACCTCGATGGTGGCGTACTTGCCGGCATCGGGCACGGTCTGCATCAGGTCGTCGCCCGAGATCGCGGGCACCACGCCCTTGGTGACGGGGTCGACCTTCATCGCGATGGTGCCGCCGGTGGCGATGAACTG is from Variovorax paradoxus and encodes:
- a CDS encoding D-2-hydroxyacid dehydrogenase encodes the protein MTAPPLRSLLVFNGEAGFYAQALRARCPALEVHATTERAEALRLLAEVEALVVSGPWVDDAMLAAGPALRWVHALTSGTDTITGSPALRPGTLVTSSRGVHGPQMSELALLMMMALARDLPRMLRDQREGAWNRWAQPLLWRRHAVLIGTGHVARELARRCQAMGMRVSGISATPAPIDGFDDVQGRERLPQVVAQADFVVVLTAHDARTHHLIDAPVLAAMPAHAFLVNLSRGGVVDEHALLAALENGTIAGAGLDVYETEPLAADHPLRRLPNVIATPHIGGLSDVYARQVLPMLLDNAAALAAGDVGALVNRVC
- the radA gene encoding DNA repair protein RadA; the encoded protein is MAKDKSIYVCSECGGTSAKWLGKCPSCGAWNTLIEQAAGSANAPANNRFGTQFASLAGASELAVLSEIEASDVARTPTGLDELDRVLGGGVVAGGVTLIGGDPGIGKSTLLLQAVDALQRAGQNALYVTGEESGAQVALRSKRLGLDHSQVQVLAEIQLEKIIATLDATRPAIAVIDSIQTVYSDQLTSAPGSVAQVRECAAHLTRFAKTSGTAVVLVGHVTKEGALAGPRVLEHMVDTVLYFEGDTHSSFRLVRAIKNRFGAVNEIGVFAMTERGLKGVANPSAIFLSQHTEPVPGSVVLVTLEGTRPMLVEIQALVDDGGPSPRRLSVGLDRDRLAMLLAVLHRHAGVACMDQDVFVNAVGGVRISEPAADLAVMLAITSSLRGKPLPKGFIAFGEVGLAGEVRPAPRGQERLREAAKLGYSIAVVPRANAPRKGTKDIEGLTIHAVDRIEEAMDVVRELE
- a CDS encoding glycerate kinase, with amino-acid sequence MRAMNFQKFLVPVGALVVLGVAWRSYGWGGVALAAGAIVMFLLMHFNRVMQVLKRAADRPVGTVASSVMLNAKLKPGVTLMHVVAMTRALGELRSPQDQQPEHYRWTDAGGSYVDTVFNGGRLQSWTLTRPPAQDDEAETPAA
- a CDS encoding LysR family transcriptional regulator, with translation MKLQQLRVLLAVAQHGSIHEAARGLHTTQPALSKAIAELERELGVTLMSRSTRGVSLTPYGAALVKRASVVEQELRHALEDIEAIRGHDEARLDIGFTAVASNGPLPEAMAAFRQRFPNVALRAFEMRPQQMLEGLREGRLDLGLISTCSGPGSNVFQWEPLFSVAMHISVRAGHPLRRVRKLRPLLDADWLVLDPVDDPFSPLVSTMRLHGLEMPRRMVQSASNLLGLQLATQTDLVSMWSDAVFHGAGPLRLSGDALERLPITDELPDFEVYLVYRSADLMTHVCTEFVKEARHHARINPPWRAPRGA
- a CDS encoding asparaginase, whose amino-acid sequence is MKLIRHCLCMLALAPCCMMAASAQGTKPVVQFIATGGTIAMKVDPVTKGVVPAISGDDLMQTVPDAGKYATIEVNNFSAMSANYVEPKWWTRLTKAVDDALARPEVAGVVIAHGTDTMEETAYWLDLTVKSNKPVILIGAQRNASSSDFDGPRNLLNAIRIATTPEAVGQGVMLSMNNQINAARAVTKTHTGNVETFKSGDFGFIGEVWDDKVVFSRTALRRQHIDIGSAEMPRVEILAMFGGADGSLLRYAVDQGAKGIVVQAVGMGNMNVSMYEAVKYALSRGVPVVIATRVPNGRTMPLYGFVGGGKTTFDAGAVMAGDLSPQKARLLLMLKLHQGVSDKAGLQAAFDR